A stretch of the Rhizobium sullae genome encodes the following:
- a CDS encoding efflux RND transporter periplasmic adaptor subunit encodes MSIRVTPGLLLLGPLLLSSCQKQDEAREEPPRPVLSVVAKSTAALSLSLPGTVEAKIETELGFRVLGRVIARKVSVGDIVKKGDVVAAIDPLALELALRSAQSELSNAQAQLTNAVSTEERQRSLTETRSGSEAAFEEAQLGQRSAVAAVAKAQANLDKAKEQLSYAQLRAEFDGVVTATSAEVGQVVAAGQSIATIARPDQRDAVIDIPDASFDGLKVGSPFEVSLQLDPTIRASGVVREIAPEAETTTRTRRTRITLVNPPAAFRLGSVVTATATIVAQPLILLPSSAVLMKDGKPNVWVVDTAASKVSIRAIAMDGDIAEGGAVRIAEGVNPGERIVVAGVHKLTDGQAVRVDQGENP; translated from the coding sequence ATGAGTATCCGAGTGACACCCGGCCTGCTGCTCCTTGGGCCGTTGCTGCTGTCGTCTTGCCAGAAGCAGGATGAAGCGCGTGAGGAGCCGCCCCGCCCCGTTCTTTCCGTTGTCGCCAAATCAACAGCCGCTTTGTCCCTGAGCCTGCCAGGCACGGTCGAGGCCAAGATCGAGACCGAGCTCGGATTTCGCGTCCTCGGGCGGGTGATAGCCCGCAAGGTCAGCGTCGGCGACATCGTCAAGAAAGGTGACGTCGTTGCCGCCATTGATCCGCTGGCTCTGGAGCTTGCGCTCAGAAGCGCGCAGTCCGAGCTCTCCAATGCGCAGGCGCAACTGACAAATGCCGTCTCCACGGAAGAGCGCCAGCGGAGTTTGACTGAAACGAGATCCGGAAGCGAGGCCGCTTTCGAAGAGGCTCAACTGGGACAGCGGAGTGCGGTTGCTGCCGTTGCAAAAGCGCAGGCCAATCTGGACAAGGCCAAAGAACAACTAAGCTACGCGCAGCTTCGCGCAGAATTCGATGGCGTTGTGACGGCCACCTCTGCGGAGGTGGGCCAAGTTGTCGCCGCAGGCCAGAGCATCGCCACCATTGCCCGCCCCGATCAGCGGGATGCGGTCATCGATATACCGGATGCGAGCTTCGACGGCCTCAAAGTGGGGTCACCCTTTGAGGTCTCCCTCCAGTTAGACCCAACCATTCGCGCGAGCGGCGTCGTGAGAGAAATCGCACCCGAAGCCGAGACGACGACCCGTACCCGCCGCACGAGAATAACGCTCGTCAATCCGCCCGCGGCGTTTCGCTTGGGCTCGGTCGTGACGGCTACTGCGACCATCGTGGCCCAACCACTGATCCTGCTGCCATCGTCCGCGGTGCTGATGAAAGACGGGAAACCGAACGTCTGGGTCGTCGATACCGCAGCCAGCAAGGTCTCCATTCGGGCGATCGCGATGGACGGAGATATTGCCGAGGGAGGCGCCGTTCGCATCGCTGAGGGAGTCAATCCGGGCGAACGCATCGTCGTCGCTGGTGTTCACAAGCTTACTGACGGCCAGGCTGTCAGGGTGGATCAAGGGGAAAACCCGTGA